A region from the Phycisphaerales bacterium genome encodes:
- a CDS encoding BatA domain-containing protein — protein sequence MQFLNPTLAAVGLACVALPILIHILLRRRRKPIAWGAMKFLLEAYRQQRRRVRFEQFLLLASRCLLIALLALAVGKPVLGGSSGGGSGARTLILAIDNSITSGLTSDRTLAFDTLKDQAKALVGDLDATRGDRVALIALASPAEALVREPTLDHASVLAALSSLEPVESRADFTGLGPLAASMVSTEQTQRVVLGVVSEFRAGSADTSAALSRVELEKRTLDLVATPPSVVASGNTSIAALEASSGVLIAKASNLGEQTASTSLRVDLRRSAAAMDEPASIRVRLSARQLWPSIGATAGTSERVVRFDAGQEQQSVVVPLDLRRTVEGGTGGSGSAGRGVVAIRAEIDRDALEADNVAETIVEIRDKVRVGLVGQPGRADGLGAFHAEDWIAAALAPLDDGTIRTRSTEEMEIVRLDAARDVGSASALGGLDAVIVTEPQRLAAAGWGWIRAALDRGAFVLVMPPAGETVHTWSDAMMSSLGVSWQIARESAVVGEGDAGLRLATGPRASELLMGISSELEELVGPVAVRRTLPLLGTSASGDAMLTLSDGSPWLVLGAASADRTGESTTSRGVVAYLASAPVLEWTDLPARSLMVALFQDLVRQGVGRGLSNRPVVAGESFRAPAHTTDLRLVQPRVGEERDERRVAGDAPVVVRRTGIWESRGSDGGLVGFIAANAASRGGNVETQDQDRIGAWLEGLGTTSGGVAWLGKNGTFEAASSLDRAPPISLPLLIAAAVIGAIEVLLGKIFSHAGRATREDVAAGVGA from the coding sequence ATGCAGTTTCTGAATCCAACACTGGCGGCGGTCGGTCTGGCGTGCGTGGCGCTGCCGATCCTCATCCACATCCTGCTGCGCCGGCGTCGCAAGCCGATCGCGTGGGGGGCGATGAAGTTCCTGCTGGAGGCGTATCGGCAGCAGCGGCGTCGCGTGCGGTTCGAGCAGTTTCTGTTGCTGGCCTCGCGGTGCCTGTTGATTGCGCTCCTGGCGCTCGCCGTGGGTAAGCCTGTGCTGGGCGGATCATCTGGGGGCGGATCGGGGGCGCGAACGCTGATTCTCGCGATCGACAACTCGATCACGTCGGGGCTCACGAGCGATCGGACGCTGGCGTTTGACACCCTCAAGGATCAGGCGAAGGCGCTCGTGGGCGACCTCGATGCAACTCGGGGCGACCGCGTGGCGCTGATCGCGCTGGCGTCGCCGGCCGAGGCGCTGGTGCGCGAGCCGACGTTGGATCACGCGTCGGTGCTCGCGGCACTTTCGTCGCTCGAACCGGTCGAAAGCCGGGCGGACTTCACGGGGCTTGGACCGCTGGCGGCCTCGATGGTGAGCACGGAACAGACACAGCGTGTGGTGCTGGGCGTGGTCTCGGAGTTTCGTGCGGGGTCGGCGGACACGAGCGCTGCGTTGTCGCGCGTGGAACTCGAGAAGAGGACGCTGGACCTTGTGGCGACGCCGCCGAGCGTGGTTGCTTCGGGGAACACGTCGATCGCGGCGCTCGAGGCGTCGAGCGGCGTGCTGATCGCGAAGGCCTCGAATCTTGGCGAGCAGACGGCGTCGACGAGTCTGCGTGTGGATCTGCGGCGGAGTGCGGCGGCCATGGACGAGCCGGCGTCGATCCGTGTTCGACTTTCGGCTCGGCAGTTGTGGCCCTCGATCGGCGCCACGGCGGGAACCTCCGAGCGTGTGGTTCGATTCGACGCGGGGCAGGAGCAGCAATCGGTGGTCGTGCCGCTCGATCTTCGGCGAACGGTTGAGGGCGGGACGGGCGGCTCGGGGAGCGCGGGGCGTGGCGTGGTGGCGATCCGAGCGGAGATCGATCGCGACGCGCTCGAGGCGGACAATGTCGCCGAGACGATCGTGGAGATCCGGGACAAGGTGCGTGTGGGGCTGGTCGGGCAACCCGGGCGGGCCGACGGGCTTGGCGCGTTCCATGCCGAGGATTGGATCGCGGCGGCGCTGGCACCACTCGATGATGGCACGATCCGCACACGTTCGACGGAGGAGATGGAGATCGTGCGGCTGGATGCGGCTCGCGATGTGGGCTCGGCGTCGGCGCTGGGTGGGCTGGACGCGGTGATCGTCACCGAGCCGCAGCGACTGGCGGCCGCGGGATGGGGATGGATCCGTGCGGCGCTGGACCGCGGGGCCTTTGTGCTGGTCATGCCACCGGCGGGCGAGACGGTGCACACGTGGTCGGACGCGATGATGTCGTCGCTGGGCGTGTCGTGGCAGATCGCGCGCGAGTCGGCGGTTGTGGGCGAGGGAGACGCGGGGCTTCGGCTCGCGACGGGCCCGAGGGCGAGCGAACTGCTCATGGGCATCTCGTCGGAACTCGAGGAACTTGTCGGACCGGTCGCGGTCCGTCGGACGCTTCCGCTCCTGGGCACTTCGGCGAGCGGTGACGCGATGCTCACGCTCTCGGACGGTTCGCCTTGGCTCGTCCTCGGCGCGGCGAGCGCGGACCGGACGGGCGAGAGCACTACCTCGCGCGGGGTCGTGGCGTATCTGGCGAGTGCGCCGGTGCTCGAGTGGACCGATCTTCCCGCGCGGTCGCTGATGGTGGCGCTCTTCCAGGATCTCGTGCGTCAGGGCGTGGGGCGCGGGCTTTCCAATCGGCCTGTGGTCGCGGGGGAGTCGTTCCGGGCGCCGGCCCACACGACGGACCTGCGGCTGGTGCAGCCTCGCGTGGGCGAGGAGCGTGACGAGCGGCGTGTGGCCGGCGACGCGCCGGTTGTCGTGCGGCGAACTGGGATTTGGGAATCGCGCGGGAGCGATGGCGGGCTGGTAGGGTTCATCGCCGCGAACGCCGCCTCGCGTGGCGGCAATGTCGAGACGCAGGATCAGGACCGAATCGGGGCGTGGCTCGAGGGGCTTGGGACGACGTCGGGGGGTGTGGCGTGGCTGGGCAAGAACGGCACGTTTGAGGCGGCGTCCTCGCTCGATCGTGCGCCACCGATCAGTCTGCCGCTGCTGATCGCGGCGGCCGTGATTGGTGCGATCGAGGTCTTGCTCGGCAAGATCTTCAGCCACGCCGGGCGGGCCACGCGAGAGGATGTGGCGGCGGGGGTGGGGGCATGA